One region of Eupeodes corollae chromosome 1, idEupCoro1.1, whole genome shotgun sequence genomic DNA includes:
- the LOC129940087 gene encoding nuclear cap-binding protein subunit 1, with amino-acid sequence MNRRRAHEEDDGYYNRSRKRRRVSENQEIEDRLESLILRVGERSTSSVESNLEGLVSVLEADLGTFRLKILRILSECAVKMPEKCTIYTTLVGLLNAKNYKFGGEFVDHMVKTFKDSLKTCRWDAARYSLRFLADLVNCHVISASSLLQLLDVMIDVSNEDNVPQVRRDWYVFAVLSTLPWVGRDLYEKKESSLESLLLRIEVFLNKRTKKHHNALRVWSVDAPHPQEEYLDCLWAQIRKLRQDNWAEKHIPRPYLAFDSVLCEALQHNLPSIVPPQHHETFIYPMPWVVYRMFDYTDCPDGPNLPGAHSIERFLIEEHLHHIIETHRLERKDCAAQLLAFPYKNKIPLEYCIVEVIFAELFHMPTPRYLDIVYGSILIELCKLQPATLPQVLAQATEILFMRIDSMNTSCFDRFVNWFSYHLSNFKFTWSWDEWDSCLLLDAEHPRPKFIQEVLQKCLRLSYHQRITEMMPEAYAQLIPIAPQPNYKYASEGAAALPGTTTAHQLVVAIRQKCTPEEVINVLKELPNSGENGDNEMSESSFNPLKIDVFVQTLLNLGSKSFSHSFAAISKFHLVFKALAESEEAQICILHNVFELWKNHQQMMVVIIDKLLKTQVVECSAVATWIFSKEMTSEFTKMYLWEILHLTIKKMNKHVIKLSSELGEAKEKLAKADSSSSESEEEGGAQKRKKPQQNADKPTEDMVERMEEKLEAANVDQKRLFLIVFQRFIMILSEHLVRSDTDGRDPDTDWYRWTVGRLQQVFLMHHEQVQKYSSTLETLLFTSDLDTHILDVFHQFTALRA; translated from the exons ATGAATCGGAGACGTGCTCACGAGGAGGACGATGGATACT ACAATCGTAGCCGTAAACGTCGTCGTGTCTCTGAAAATCAAGAAATCGAAGATCGTCTGGAATCTCTGATTCTTCGTGTAGGCGAACGTAGTACATCATCAGTGGAATCTAATCTCGAGGGATTGGTGTCGGTGTTAGAAGCTGACCTGGGTACATTTCGTTTGAAAATTCTTCGCATCCTATCAGAATGTGCTGTGAAAATGCCCGAGAAGTGTACCATTTACACAACGCTGGTGGGATTACTTAATGCGAAGAACTACAAATTCGGAGGAGAATTTGTTGACCATATGGTTAAGACGTTTAAGGATAGTTTGAAGACGTGTCGCTGGGATGCAGCCAGATACTCTCTTAGATTTTTGGCTGACTTGGTAAATTGCCACGTCATTTCAGCATCGAGTTTATTGCAATTGCTTGACGTAATGATTGATGTCTCGAATGAGGACAACGTCCCGCAAGTTCGACGGGATTGGTATGTTTTTGCTGTGCTGTCCACACTCCCCTGGGTGGGCAGAGATCTCTACGAAAAGAAAGAATCATCTTTAGAGAGTCTCTTGCTAAGAATCGAGGTGTTCTTGAATAAACGTACAAAGAAGCACCACAATGCGCTGAGAGTTTGGTCCGTTGACGCACCTCATCCACAAGAGGAATACCTGGATTGCCTGTGGGCACAGATTAGAAAGCTTCGTCAAGACAATTGGGCTGAGAAACACATCCCACGGCCATATTTGGCATTCGATTCTGTGCTCTGTGAGGCTCTACAGCATAATTTGCCGTCGATTGTTCCACCGCAGCATCATGAGACATTTATTTATCCCATGCCATGGGTGGTTTATCGTATGTTTGATTACACAGATTGTCCGGATGGTCCAAATTTACCAGGTGCCCATTCCATTGAGAGGTTTCTCATTGAAGAACACTTGCACCACATCATCGAAACTCACAGGCTCGAGCGGAAAGATTGTGCAGCCCAACTACTCGCTTTCCcttataagaacaaaattccCCTCGAATACTGCATCGTTGAGGTTATTTTTGCTGAGTTATTCCACATGCCGACACCAAGGTATCTAGACATTGTGTATGGGTCGATTCTGATTGAGCTCTGCAAACTCCAGCCGGCCACTTTGCCCCAGGTACTAGCACAGGCaacagaaattttatttatgcgAATAGACTCGATGAACACGTCGTGCTTTGATCGTTTTGTCAATTGGTTTTCCTACCATTTGAGTAACTTCAAGTTTACTTGGTCTTGGGATGAATGGGATAGTTGTTTGTTGTTGGATGCCGAACATCCCAGACCAAAATTCATACAAGAAGTCTTGCAAAAATGTCTtag GTTGTCATATCATCAGAGGATTACAGAAATGATGCCAGAAGCTTATGCACAGCTGATACCCATCGCCCCTCAACCCAACTACAAGTACGCTTCAGAAGGAGCTg ctGCACTACCAGGTACGACTACTGCTCATCAACTTGTCGTTGCTATACGACAAAAATGCACGCCTGAGGAGGTAATCAATGTACTGAAAGAACTTCCGAATTCCGGCGAAAATGGTGACAACGAAATGTCCGAGAGCTCCTTCAACCCGCTTAAAATTGACGTCTTTGTTCAAACTCTATTGAATTTGGGATCAAAATCATTTTCACATAGTTTCGCAGCAATATCCAAGTTTCATTTGGTATTTAAG gcCCTTGCTGAATCTGAAGAAGCTCAGATATGTATTCTGCATAATGTATTTGAACTATGGAAGAATCACCAACAAATGATGGTTGTCATAATCGATAAATTACTAAAGACCCAGGTTGTTGAATGCTCAGCAGTAGCCACTTGGATTTTCTCTAAAGAAATGACTTCTGAATTCACTAAGATGTATTTATGGGAAATTCTTCACCTTACcataaaaaagatgaacaaaCACGTCATAAAGTTAA gTTCAGAATTGGGGGAAGCTAAGGAGAAACTAGCTAAAGCAGATTCGTCATCAAGCGAATCGGAAGAAGAGGGTGgagctcaaaaacgcaaaaaaCCTCAACAAAATGCAGATAAGCCAACGGAAGAT atgGTTGAACGCATGGAGGAAAAGCTAGAAGCAGCCAATGTTGACCAAAAGCGCTTGTTTCTGATTGTTTTTCAACGATTTATTATGATCCTCTCAGAACACTTGGTTAGATCTGATACAGACGGGCGTGATCCAGATACGGATTGGTATCGATGGACAGTTGGACGACTGCAGCAAGTGTTTTTGATG cACCACGAGCAAGTCCAAAAGTATAGCAGCACTTTGGAAACACTGCTTTTTACATCTGACCTAGACACGCATATTTTAGACGTTTTCCATCAATTTACAGCACTTCGAGCATAG